A single window of Populus nigra chromosome 17, ddPopNigr1.1, whole genome shotgun sequence DNA harbors:
- the LOC133676491 gene encoding uncharacterized protein LOC133676491: MSTKVAAQVEPWCDLRNKVVLVTGASSGLGKDFCLDLAKAGCRILAAARRVDRLKSLCDEINQMSLSFPTSSSTAEVDIQPRAVAVELDVSADGNTIDKCVQKAWDAFGGIDALVNNAGVRGTVRDPLELSEEEWNHVIRTNTTGTWLVSKAVCIRMRDSKRGGSVINIASIAGLNRGQLPGGLHYVASKTGVNAISKVMAMELGAYKIRVNSISPGLFKSEITQGLMQKDWLSNVALKTVPLRTFGTADPALTSLARYLIHDSSEYVTGNNFIVDAGATLPGVPLFSSL; this comes from the exons atgtcaaccaAAGTAGCAGCCCAGGTGGAGCCATGGTGTGATTTAAGGAACAAAGTGGTTCTGGTAACTGGTGCATCATCTGGTTTAGGCAAGGACTTTTGTCTTGACTTGGCTAAAGCTGGTTGCAGGATTTTAGCAGCAGCTCGTCGTGTAGATCGTTTAAAGTCTTTATGTGATGAAATCAATCAGATGAGTTTGTCTTTCCCTACTTCCTCCTCAACAGCTGAGGTGGATATTCAGCCGCGAGCGGTGGCGGTGGAGTTGGATGTTTCTGCTGATGGAAACACTATTGATAAGTGTGTACAGAAAGCTTGGGATGCTTTTGGTGGGATTGATGCCTTGGTTAATAATGCTGGTGTTAGAG GAACTGTAAGGGATCCATTGGAATTGTCTGAGGAGGAATGGAATCATGTTATAAGAACGAACACGACAGGAACTTGGCTGGTTTCGAAGGCTGTTTGTATACGAATGCGTGATTCGAAACGAGGAGGATCAGTGATTAATATAGCTTCTATTGCTGGTCTTAATCGTGGACAATTGCCTGGAGGCCTTCACTACGTTGCTTCAAAGACAGGCGTGAACGCCATTTCAAAG GTCATGGCTATGGAATTGGGAGCATACAAAATCAGAGTGAACTCAATATCACCCGGACTTTTCAAATCGGAGATCACACAGGGCCTTATGCAGAAGGACTGGCTCAGTAATGTTGCTCTGAAAACAGTCCCTTTGAGAACTTTTGGCACAGCAGATCCAGCATTAACATCACTTGCTCGCTACCTAATCCACGATTCTTCAGAATATGTGACAGGCAACAATTTCATCGTTGATGCTGGGGCAACCCTACCAGGAGTCCCTCTGTTCTCTTCCCTTTGA